The Oncorhynchus nerka isolate Pitt River linkage group LG13, Oner_Uvic_2.0, whole genome shotgun sequence sequence GCCGGAGCCGGTGTAGAGGGGTCTTCCGAGGCCTCCTCCCTGTTCCCATGCCTCTCTCCGGATGTACGGTGCTGTAGTGGCTGGTGGaagtggtggtggttgtgatgATGGTGCGGGGGCGGACGGGGGAGGTAGGGCCCACACTCAGAGCGGTGTGGCCCCCCTTCCTCCCTGGAGGAGGCAGTCATCTGGATGAAGACGTCTGGAGGAGTCCCCAGAACAAGACCAGCCGCCTGGAAGTTTGCGGAGGGCACACCAGATCCCGAGGGAACCCCGACCCCGACCAGGCCGGAGAAGAGCTGCTGGGGGGAGGTGGGCGAGTCGGGTTTCAGGCAGTCAAACACACCTCCTTCGTCCAGGCTGCTTTCTGATCCAAGGGTTTGGCTACGGCTcctggagagcagagagaggatcaGCTGCATCTTTTGACGGTTCAAAGACTGTTGTCTATTGTTTATTTCTTGCATTGCCTTTCAATGGATTTGGCTCCCGAAGTTAACcagttatataaatatatatattcaatCCTCTTTTAGTGCACAATTTCAGGTTGTGATGATGAACCTGCAAATGCCTGTGTCCTAGGACGTGAACTCAAACCTTTCAGAGGGCATGCCATCCgtgttgctgctgtgtcttctctGCATGGCACATCCAGTTCATACCCGAGTGATCCAGGGCTATGGTGGggtgcagacagacacacagactgcaATAAGTGAATACAAGTACAACGCCGCAAGTAGAGTATCGATGGTTGGATAGACTTTATTGCAACAATTAGCTAACCGCAGATAGCTAACGCTAACTAGCTATGATGGTTGGCAGTCGCACCATCACGCCACCATTTACATGTACAGTACAATGGTTTACTGGTTTCTCTATTGCATGATTTATATGCATGATTCTTAGTTAATATTTGTCCACGGCAATTGTTGGTCTCACCTGAATCATCGTTTTGTTTATTCTTCTCATTCCCATGTAGTTATTTTGCCTACACACCCCTGCGGCTTGCCTGGCCTGGCTCGCGACGATGTTTTTCCTGTATGACGTCAATGACATTCAACTCGGCCAATCAGCGTTCACTTTCCCACCACACATCCGTGTTAGGGAATTGTTTTGATGGTAGACGTCAGATTTCATGGGGAAAACATTGTTTATTTTCTAAGCTTTCTCGGTCATTTATCTGAAGGCAACGTCAACAACATATGTTATTTGTCAGTAGGGGTTGTTTTGTAAAGTTATAGCCAACTAACTCTAGCTAATGCATCTCACGgcaggtaacgttagctagctaatgttaactgTCAGTCTAGCTAGGTGGGTGAGTAGTTAGCCTAGCATTGTTAGCTTGTTTCCAGCGACGCAGGCTAACAAAGCAGTCTTTATCTTAAACGGCTAGCGAATGTGTACGTTACTTTGTAGCTACCTAACTAGCACAGCTGTGGTCCTTCTCTACAGCGTATTTATATacagatagctagctaacgttatttaCCACGGTTTCTTGCCTAGCTTTGCTAACTAGCCAGCAAAATGGGTTAGGTTGTGGTGTTGACCAAACGAAGCTCAGTTATTGAACGTGATTTCTAAACTGCCAATCATAACCAGACACCCCAGTTGAACCAGAAATTTCTAGCTACCATATGGTTTATCCAGCTAATATTATCTAGTTAGCATTGCTGCAATCAAATCAGGGATCTTCCAATAACGTCATGCCATGGTGCTAAGAAGGTTACTGAGAAAACGTTGGGTGCTAGGTGTGGTGTTTGGACTGTCTTTGATCTACTTCCTAACCAGCACCCTGAAACAGGTATTTAAACTCTTGACATCTCATGTTTATATTTAGTCCACAGAACACAGatttatgaatacatttgattgatatgaGGTCCAGCTCTAGGGTATACTAGTTTGTCAAACCACACCTGACTATCTGTCATGCAGCAAGGTCTTGACTTTTGGCTATAcgagatgtgtgtgtgagatatataTTGTGATGTGTTATGCAGGAGGAGAGAACCATAAGGGATCGCAACCTGTTGGAGGCCAGGGACCCGGATCACCGGATCCCATGGAAAGTCAGGTTCAACCTGGGCAACAGTAGCAGGCAGATCACTCAGTGCCGGAACTCCATTCAGGGCAAAACGCTGCTCACAGATGAACTGGGTGAGTTATGAACCTAACTGGACTCATTCACTCACTTGTTATCCCTTAGGGAATAACGCCTCTTTCTCCAACAGTTTTTTCTGTGATTCCTCACAATCTCCTCACCTTCTTTTCAACCGTATTTGAGAAGAATGCCCAaggtccctcccctctgttcTTCTTCCCCAATGCGTTTTAAGGAAAGATGATGTGAGAAAAGCCCCTATCATTGAGGTATTATAAAATAACACTTCAATATTCAAGTCACTAATCCATTGTACATGTGAATGTCCCCACAGGTTATGTGTGTGACAGAAACGATCTGCTGGTGAATGGTTGCTGTAATGTCAATGCCCCCAGCTCAAGACAGTACATTTGTAAAAGCTGTCTGGCCAACGGCTGCTGCAACATCTACGAGCACTGTGTGTCCTGCTGCCTCCAGCCTGATAAGGTATTCAAGCTGTGGCACTGTTGTTGAGCTGCATCCAACAGCGAAATGTTTTGTTCCAAATGAGAATTTGCATCTTTTGCAGGTACATCTTTTGGGTGCATGGCTTTTCGGGCAATGGAGTCAGATCTCTATCTTACCCTGACATCTTTAACTTTACGTTGTTTTCATCTGAACCTTTTGCAGTGGTTGTGTTATTACTAATCTATGTGAGAACTACCAGATTTTGATCTGACTGTTgcacctctactcctctctctctctctctctttctcatattCTCTCCTTCTCAGCAACCTCTTCTAGAGAGTTTCCTGAACAGAGCTGCAGATGGCTTCCAGAACCTATTCACAGCCGTGGAGGACCACTTTGAGCTGTGTTTAGCCAAGTGTCGGACTTCATCGCAGGTAGGTTGAGTTGTCTACATGAAACAAACAAGGATAACCTtgcccagattcacaaaacacttcttaCGCAAAAATGTAAGAAGCTTCTTAATAAATAAGAAAAAAATAAGTTAGTTTGTAAGTGCAATTCTTCAACAAGATTGAATGATTTTCTTATGAAGCTTCTTAAGATGTTTGTTGCTAGGCAACTGATTTAGCTAGATTTTATCGAAAAAATGGCAGTTAATGAGAAATGTATTCTTaaggttttgtgaatctgggcccagTTCTCTGATCACTCCCTGACCATACCCACATCCTGTCATGCAGAGATGGCAAGAGAGATTGATGTAAAACATTCTAATGGTTGTGTTTACCCTCTCTTTTTGCTCCTGAAGAGTGTCCAACATGAAAATACCTACAGAAATCCACAAGCAAAATACTGTTATGGAGAAAGTCCACCCGAACTCCTGCCTATATGATTGTTTGGACCTACGATACTGTATAGAAACTAATAACGGTCCTCTGGGACCTACAAGACTGTATAGAAACTAATAACGGTCCTCTGGGACCTACGGGACTGTATAGAAACTAATAACGGTCCTCTGGGACCTACAAGACTGTATAGAAACGAATAACGGTCCTCTGGGACCTACGAGACTATAGAAACTAATAACGGTCCTCTAGGACCTACGAGACTGTATAGAAACTAATAACGGTCCTCTGGGACCTACGAGACTGTATAGAAACTAATAACGGTCCTCTGGGACCTACGAGACTGTATAGAAACTAATAACGGTCCTCTGGGACCTACGAGACTGTATAGAAACTAATAACGGTCCTCTGGGACCTACGAGACTGTATAGAAACTAATAACGGTCCTCTGGGACCTACGAGACTGTATAGAAACTAATAACGGTCCTCTGGGACCTACGAGACTGTATAGAAACTAATAACGGTCCTCTGGGACCTACGAGACTGTATAGAAACTAATAACGGTCCTCTGGGACCTACGAGACTGTATAGAAACTAATAACGGTCCTCTGGGACCTACGAGACTGTATAGAAACTAATAACGGTCCTCTGGGACCTACGAGACTGTATAGAAACTAATAACGGTTGTCTGGGACTTACGAGACTGTATAGAAACTAATAACGGTCGTCTGGGACCTACGAGACTGTATAGAAACTAATAACGGTCCTCTGGGACCTACGAGACTGTATAGAAACTAATAACGGTCCTCTGGGACCTACGAGACTGTATTGAAACTAATAACGGTCCTCTGAGACCTACAAGACTGTATAGAAACTAATAATGGTTGTCTGGGACCTACGAGACTGTATAGAAACTAATAACGGTCCTCTGGGACCTACGAGACTGTATAGAAACTAATAACGGTCCTCTGGGATTTACGAGACTGTATAGAAACTAATAATGGTTGTCTGGGACTTACGAGAATGTAAAGAAAACTAAGAGTCCAACTAAGAGCCAAGACACACACCTTGATACTCCGTGGGAAGACGGGATTCCCCTTCATCTTGTGTCGACATAATGGCCTTGAAACGTCTGACACCATACGGTGCTTAACAGATGGGAGCTACCAAGAACACCAAACCCTGTATAGAGGGGATTTGACTGACAATAACGGACGCCATGTTGAACCTTTTGATAAAGTAATGAGAGTAACAGTCTCTATATATGGCTCTGAAGAACACTATCGTAACCTCACAACAATGGACAAATACTGTATGTGATATAGCTATATTATTTACACTTCATAAGTGCATAGCTTCATAACTTCATCAGTGATGATCATCAGGGCTCATTAGACCAGTTAGGATTCACCTCATGCTGCCATTGTTCCACAttatggtcatattcattagggcaCGCAACAGAAAATGTTTAAAAATGTTTGAGTCTCACATGTTTTAGTCTGTTCGGTGCAAAATGAACACAACCCATGTTATAAAGGTCTGTATTTAATGCCTGACGATATACGGAAGGTTGATATTGGTTGTTTAGTCCTTATTGTTGAATATAAAAACAAACTATAAAGAATGTGTCTACTTTTGTGTGTAGTCGTGCATGGATATTGACTGACTGGTTATTTAATAAAGTGACTGTGAAAGTTATCGGCTCATAGTTTACATTGCGCAGACCCTTTCAGAATAATTCTCAGTATTTTATTAAATAAGTTTATGTATTTCACACTATGAAAGCATTCTATATATTGGATAATGTTTATCGGGGGTCAGAGCTGTATCAACAAGAATTGGCATATTTTAATATACAGTATGACAAAATGAAAACTTTTTAAAcatcttttatttttttcacaaaGTGGGGGATGAGAAACTTGGACAGTGTCACATCAATTTCAGAAGTGTTTGATGAGCTTGAAGCATCTTGCTTGATTTGAAGAAGGGGCTTTCAGTGGTTGTAATTTATACACTATGTAGGGTGCAggtatatttttatttgatttaactggtcagtgaagaacaaattcttatttacaatgatggcctaggaacagtgggttaactgccttgttcaggggcagaacaacatatttttaccttatcagctcggggattcgatctagtaacctttcggttactggcccaatgctttaaccacttgtctacctgcctccccactaggctacctgccgcccctatataGAGTGCACAGTAGCCCTCTGCAGATATAATAATTCTCCATGCCTTTAAATGATCCACTTGGGGAACATAGCCAGAGCTAAACAATTAATCATCCTGAAGGCTGTGAAAACAGAATCTGTCTTGTAATTAGAAAATATATTAAGGTCCTGACAAATGTTCATTCATGGCTATTTGATTAATGACTGTCACATGGGAAGGGAACACAGTGTAGGCCTGTCCACTAAGTATGCACACTGTTTCATTTAGCACAAACTATTAGAACTATGTCATCATGACACTGTTTGGcaatggtattattattattattgcagaACTTCCGATACAAATCAGCTTTATAAGAAAACAGAAATGCTGTTGCTGTAGTCAAGATAGACATGAGCTGGTAATATGCTGAAACTTTGTACTAAAAGAAAGCATCCATAACATTTGAATAAATAGCATTTAAGATGAATAAATACATTAAATTCACcaaatacattaatattataataaataaaatataattcaGTGATTATAGAATCAATGGTATTCTGGAATCCACTACAGACTCCACCCAAACCAGAAGTCCCGCGACTCCTCCAGCAGGGTAATGCTCCACCGCTTCCTCTGAAAGGGGGGCTTGGGCATCTCGGGATGGGCTGGCTTCTGGGTGCAGTCAACCCCAATGGTTATCTTCAGACAGGCAGATAGCCTCCCCACCATGGTAACAGAGTCATTCAGGTTGTTGTGCATTGATATGTGATCTGGGTTCAGGTCACTCTCTTGGTCCTTGAGGACTTCTTTCAGGGCCTTGCCAATGAAGTGTAGCCCACACTGAGCTCTCTCCAGAGGGGAAGGTGAGGTACTGTTGAGGTCCAGATCTGGGAACCCCTGGGCAAAAGGTTGGTTCTGTCCATTGGCTGCCATCTGtgggagaaaaaaaaatgaaaatagacCATAAATATGTACTCAGACATGATGGAATGTCTTCAGTACATTCTGTTTTAAGTCAATGTTTTTCAGTTGTTACTTATCATGGACAGAATGTCTCAGTTAAATAAAGAGGGCAATTAATATCCCAGTAACAACAGTTGGTATTTTGACCCATGAACTGACTTGTCTTTCTCCAAATTGGCAGAAAGGAAAACGTTGGAATTTGCGTGGATCAATAAGTAAAGAACTGAAAGGATCATGATGGGACCCAATGGAAAAGAACAGTAGTAATTGTACAGGTACAGTATGTAAGTAAACACGGTTACTAAAGTCAATCAGTAGGCAGGTTTCTATTGACCCAGGTTTATTCGACAAAAGAAATGTTGGCAGAAAAATCACGTGTAATGGAAACGGAAGATTGGAGACATTTTTATCCTTTCTACAGCTGGATTTTTCTTTTGTCGAACTTAATTGCGACAAATGACGATGGAAACAGTTTTTCTAATAAATGATGATTGCCGATTACTTTTGAAGGTACGTGGGGCACGTGTTGTCATCATGTAACCACAACCTTCACTCCACATGTCATTCTAAATGCGTAATGCTGGCAAaatactattttttttatttaaatgtggGGTTTGAACTGCATCGCCTTGCTTTTCTGGTTGGCTGGTAAGTTTCAACATCCAATTATTTCAGATCTTCAGGAGGGTACGTTTCACCATGGCACGGACCTTGGCGATACGTTGGCACATGCGAATTATTATATGACACACATTAGTAAATGATTGCATTCTATCCATGCTGGCTTTCGCGGGGTACCTGAGGCATGACACgggtaggtgggagggcatacaggctgtcGCCAATTTATTCAACGCGCAGTTTGTCTAAATGAGTAACGGAAACACTTTAACCACCACATTTTTATTCGAAACTTCACGTGCCTGCGTAGCTTCAAAAGTATTTCGCAATTTTTAGGTGTGACGTCATTACGACCAGCTGTTTTTATCGAAACAAAATTGTGAAATGGCAAAGCACCCTAGAAGGCAATTATCACATTTAtagacaacaaaaaaaatccaTGGGGAAGTTAATGGAAACATAGCTACTGAAGACTGTTTGGttcaggtggtgtgtgtgtgtggcttagtTGGTAAGAGAATGGCAGAACTAGCAACTCCAAGTAAGGctgtgggttcaattcctgctGGGATCACATACAACATTTTTATATATTCAATGTaaattgctttggataaaagcgtctgttaAATGGCATATTAGGAAAGATGTAGCTACTTACATAGCTGGTTAGGCTGTCATTGATGATTGTTTTGGAGAGAGTGGTTAGCTCCTTGACCCTGCAGCCCCTGGGTGATTTCATTCGGTGTAAAGAGTCAGCCTCCAGAGTGACCATCATCACCAATATgcacaatgctttaagaagtccTGGGAAAGAAGTCAATGCAAAATTACAGCAATATTTTACAATACTGAAAGACATGAATTAAAGTACACATGGTTTTCGAGTAGGTCTTTTTGTGAATAATTTGCAAAACTTTTCTTTCTGTAATATGTTGTAATTGAGTGTAGTTGTGGACACAGATGTTGCATAATATTACCTGCAGTTAACTTCACATATACAATCTCATATGTCATTATATATTTAGTTTTTCCTTGCTTATGTTGTCAGTTTAGCCAAGAATGAGTTGCTCAGCCCATTGACAGTGGTCACAGTCTTATATTCATCTTGCTTCGTCATATGTTGAAAAAAAGTTATGCGGATATGATCAACTTCCTTCATATCTTACAATGTGATATCACACAAGGTGAAAACCCATCAGAAAAATCAATTAAGATGTTTCCTTTTACGTGGTTATTTGCTTAACCAAACTCCATCTTCAGTTTTTTTTTGTGGCCGATGAGTTACATGTCTGAATATCCACTGAATCACCTGGTATTATTCCCATGACAGCTACCTATTTCTCAACTTCAGGAAGTTGACGTGCAAGAAAGTGACGCAACTGCCACTACAGGAAGTTAGGCTCAGGCTGAAGATATGCAATGAGATTTATGAACCAGTATACATTCACAATGCCATGTTTGTCATGTTGTGTGTGATCATCTATTAAAGGCCCAgtccagctgtttttatctcaatatatcAAATTGTTCTGGATAACAAGTAAGTTACTTGCTGTAAaatactcagcaaaaaaagaaacgtccctttttcaggagcctatctttcaaagataattagtaaaaatccaaataactaaacagatcattgtaaagggtttaaacactatttcccatgcttgttcaatgaaacataaacaattaatgaacgcgcacctgtggaacggttgttaagacactaatagcttacagacggtaggcaattaaggccatagttatgaaaacttaggacactaaaaagaggcctttctacggactctgaaaaacaccaaaagaaacatgcccagggtccctgctcatctgcgtgaacgtgccttaggcatgctgcaaggaggcatgaggactgaagatgtggccagggcaataaattgcaatgtccatactgtgagacgcctaagacagcgctacagggagacaggacagacagctgattgtcctggcagtggcagaccacgtgtaacaacacctgcacaggatcggtacatccgaacatcacgagttacaccaggatcgcacaatccctccatcagtgctcagacggtCCTCAATAGGAtgagagaggctgaactgagAGCTTGTAGGTCtgatgtaaggcaggtcctcaccagacatcaccggcaacaacgttgcctatgggcacaaacccaccgtcactggaccagacagtgACGGCGGGTTCGTTTGCTCTTCACTGACCAGtctcggttttgtctcaccaagggtgatggtcagattcgcatttatcgtcgaaggaatgtgttacactgaggcctgtgcTCTGGAGGGGGATCAATTTGGAGGAGGAGTGTCCATCATGGTctgaggcggtgtgtcacagcatcatcggactgagcttgttgtcattgcaggcaatctcaacgctatgcattacagggaagacatcctcctccctcatgtggtacccttcctgtaggctcatcctgacatgaccctccagcatgacaatgccatactgctcgttctgtgcgtgatttcctgcaagacaggatttTCTGCcttggccagcaaagagcccggatctcaatcccattgagcacatctgagacctgttggatcagagggtgagggctagggccattccccccagaaatgtctgggaacttacacatgccttggtggaagagtggggtaacatctcacagcaagaactggcaaatctggtgcagtccatgaggaggagatgcaatgCAGTacgtaatgcagctggtggccacaccagatactgactgttacttttgattttgaccccgcctttgttcagggacacattattccatttccgTTAGTCACATGTCTATGAAACTTGTTAATGTTATGTCTCAATTGTTgaattatgttcatacaaatatttacacatgttaagtttgctgaaaataaacacagttgacagtgagaggatgtttctttttttgctgagtttggtTTTCCATTAAATGGTCAAAAAGGAATAAGAAAATAATAATCTTGCTCAGGCTGAGTGGAGCAGGGAAGGGGACCAGAGCAGTGCATTAACCACATATCACAtttaggtaagacccagatgcagacactgtAGAAGTAGCAATAGTTTATTACAaccacaggggcaggcaaacgacaggtcaaggcaggcaggggtcagtaatccagaaagGGTGTAAACGGTCCAgaagggcaggcagtctcagggaaggcaggggtcagtaatccagaacgGTGGGGTAAGGTACAaaacggcaggctgtctcagggtcagggtcggggtcagggcaggcagaatggtcaaaacctggagggactagaaaacaggagcaggaaaccaggcaggagcAGGTAATCAAACACTGGTAGGTTTTTACAAACAAAACCAACTGGCAATAGACAaaaagagaacacaggtataaatacacagggcatcatagggaagatgggcgacacctggagaggggtggagacaatcacaaagacaggtgaaacagatcagggtgagaaCACAGAATTGGAGTGGGAAGAGGACCTGAGCAGTGCATTACCATAGAAGTGAAGCAGGGAAGCTTAATGGTAGGAATATGTCACTTGAAAGCTAGCGGTTATTGGCATAGACGTTTGTTAGAGTCTTTATTATTTTTG is a genomic window containing:
- the spring1 gene encoding SREBP regulating gene protein, producing MVLRRLLRKRWVLGVVFGLSLIYFLTSTLKQEERTIRDRNLLEARDPDHRIPWKVRFNLGNSSRQITQCRNSIQGKTLLTDELGYVCDRNDLLVNGCCNVNAPSSRQYICKSCLANGCCNIYEHCVSCCLQPDKQPLLESFLNRAADGFQNLFTAVEDHFELCLAKCRTSSQSVQHENTYRNPQAKYCYGESPPELLPI